In Wolinella succinogenes DSM 1740, a single genomic region encodes these proteins:
- a CDS encoding ribonuclease J yields MEEKNRSSNPEREEPREPREPRREEGAGAPAEPRKEGQEQRSRPRRRGGRNRSRTPRPDQPNGERPSGENPQPEGQEGNGERRDRGERNHSQNQGANAGFYKDLKRGVEVNDRIQKSRLNPHHKLDLQTKAKVRITPLGGLGEIGGNITVIETENSAIVVDVGMSFPDDEMHGVDILVPDFSYLEAIKHKIAGVVITHAHEDHIGAVPYLYKQMQFPLYGTPLPLGMIGSKFDEHGLKRFRSLFRVVEKRKPIKIGDFEVEWIHMTHSIIDASSLAIKTEAGTIIHTGDFKIDHTPIDGFAADLHRLAHYGEEGVMLMLSDSTNSHRPGHTESEATVGPTFDKLFMSAEGRVIMSTFSSNIHRVYQAIQHGIKYGRKVAVIGRSMEKNLEISRELGYISIPQNVFIDAHEVAKYADKEVLIVTTGSQGETMSALYRMATDEHRHIKIKPTDTIILSAKAIPGNEASVSSVLNFLLKAGAKVAYQDFSEIHVSGHAAQEEQKLMLRLVKPKFFLPVHGEYNHLVKHKDTAMRCGIPEKNILLMEDGDQIEVAPTYIRKVRSVKTGKVFIDNQINKQIDNDVVLDRQKLATDGIVSIIAQVSPAQQKVIDKPRVTSFGIVGDRESRAFAKEMEEVLEHFLKNCKKEFLQSSRAAENEIRQVVRKHIFRKTKKYPMIVPTIFFV; encoded by the coding sequence ATGGAAGAGAAGAACAGATCAAGTAATCCTGAGCGAGAGGAGCCTAGGGAGCCTAGGGAACCCCGAAGAGAAGAGGGAGCGGGAGCTCCTGCAGAGCCTCGCAAGGAGGGGCAGGAGCAGAGAAGTCGCCCCCGAAGACGAGGAGGGCGCAATCGCTCTAGGACACCTAGACCCGATCAGCCCAATGGTGAACGGCCCAGTGGCGAAAATCCTCAGCCAGAGGGGCAAGAGGGGAATGGGGAGCGCCGCGATAGGGGCGAGAGGAATCATTCCCAAAATCAAGGGGCTAACGCGGGGTTTTATAAAGACTTAAAGCGTGGCGTGGAGGTGAATGACCGCATCCAGAAGAGCCGTCTTAATCCCCATCATAAGCTTGATTTGCAAACCAAAGCCAAAGTGAGAATCACTCCTCTTGGAGGCTTGGGAGAGATTGGCGGGAATATCACCGTCATTGAGACCGAAAATAGTGCTATCGTTGTGGATGTGGGCATGAGCTTCCCTGATGATGAGATGCATGGCGTTGATATTTTGGTGCCTGATTTTAGCTATCTTGAGGCAATCAAGCATAAAATCGCAGGAGTGGTGATCACTCACGCCCACGAGGATCACATCGGAGCGGTGCCCTATCTTTATAAGCAGATGCAATTTCCCCTTTATGGAACCCCGCTGCCTTTGGGGATGATCGGAAGTAAATTTGATGAGCATGGACTTAAGCGATTCCGTTCACTTTTCCGTGTGGTGGAGAAGCGTAAACCGATCAAAATCGGCGATTTTGAGGTGGAGTGGATTCATATGACACACTCCATCATTGATGCCTCTTCTTTGGCGATCAAAACCGAGGCGGGAACCATCATTCATACGGGAGATTTTAAGATCGATCACACTCCTATTGATGGCTTTGCGGCTGATTTGCATCGTCTGGCTCACTATGGCGAAGAGGGAGTGATGCTAATGCTAAGCGATTCGACGAACTCTCATCGCCCTGGGCATACCGAAAGCGAAGCGACCGTAGGACCCACTTTTGATAAGCTCTTTATGTCGGCTGAGGGGCGAGTGATCATGTCCACCTTCTCTTCTAACATACACCGCGTCTATCAGGCGATTCAGCATGGAATCAAATATGGTCGTAAAGTGGCGGTGATCGGTCGCTCCATGGAGAAAAACCTTGAAATCTCCAGAGAACTAGGCTATATCTCTATTCCTCAAAATGTCTTTATTGATGCACACGAAGTGGCTAAATACGCGGACAAAGAGGTGCTTATTGTGACCACAGGAAGTCAAGGGGAGACCATGAGCGCTCTCTATCGTATGGCAACCGATGAGCATCGCCATATCAAGATTAAGCCCACGGATACGATCATTCTCTCAGCCAAGGCGATTCCAGGGAATGAAGCCTCCGTCTCTTCGGTGCTCAACTTCCTCCTTAAGGCGGGCGCTAAAGTTGCCTACCAAGATTTTAGCGAGATCCATGTGAGCGGACACGCCGCTCAAGAGGAGCAAAAGTTGATGCTAAGATTGGTCAAGCCCAAATTCTTCTTGCCTGTGCACGGAGAGTATAACCACCTCGTCAAACATAAAGACACGGCAATGAGATGTGGAATCCCAGAGAAGAATATTTTGCTCATGGAGGATGGGGATCAAATCGAAGTGGCCCCAACCTACATTCGCAAAGTCCGTAGCGTGAAGACGGGCAAAGTCTTTATCGACAATCAAATCAATAAGCAGATTGACAATGATGTCGTGTTGGATCGTCAAAAGCTTGCCACCGATGGTATCGTCTCCATCATCGCCCAAGTCTCCCCCGCGCAGCAAAAGGTGATTGACAAGCCGAGGGTGACTAGCTTTGGAATTGTGGGTGATCGCGAGTCTCGAGCTTTTGCCAAAGAGATGGAAGAGGTGCTAGAGCATTTCCTTAAAAACTGTAAAAAAGAGTTTTTGCAAAGCTCACGAGCCGCGGAAAATGAGATTCGTCAAGTGGTACGAAAGCATATTTTCCGAAAAACCAAAAAATACCCCATGATTGTGCCCACTATCTTTTTCGTGTAA
- the rsmA gene encoding 16S rRNA (adenine(1518)-N(6)/adenine(1519)-N(6))-dimethyltransferase RsmA, whose amino-acid sequence MTHKAKKQFGQNFLKDEHYLHQIIESIPEEARKVGVVEVGPGLGDLTNKLLGFWDVLAFEVDTDLRPHLEKRFQKELSIGRFEIRFGDVMEEWREKRSLIPRPYVLVSNLPYYVATAIILKALKDPMCHSLVVMVQKEVAEKFCARSGESDFSALSVITESYGESELLFEVPPQAFEPAPKVTSAVFRVVKHHGEVAEGLEELLRLAFSAPRKKVLKNLASGYETSRLKEAFGALNLKEEARAHELETSHYHRLLKILNKGGNHNGREEQIK is encoded by the coding sequence ATCACGCATAAGGCGAAAAAACAGTTCGGACAAAACTTCCTTAAAGATGAGCACTATCTCCATCAAATCATCGAATCGATTCCCGAAGAGGCACGCAAAGTGGGCGTGGTTGAGGTCGGGCCTGGATTGGGTGATTTAACCAATAAGCTGCTTGGCTTTTGGGATGTTTTAGCTTTTGAAGTGGATACGGATTTGCGTCCGCATCTAGAAAAAAGATTCCAAAAAGAGTTGTCCATCGGACGCTTTGAGATTCGCTTTGGCGATGTGATGGAGGAGTGGAGAGAGAAGAGGAGTCTTATCCCAAGACCCTACGTGCTTGTTTCCAATCTCCCCTATTATGTAGCTACGGCGATTATCCTCAAAGCCCTTAAAGATCCGATGTGCCACTCTTTGGTCGTGATGGTTCAAAAAGAGGTTGCAGAGAAGTTCTGTGCCCGAAGCGGCGAGAGTGACTTCTCTGCTCTCTCTGTAATCACGGAGAGTTATGGGGAATCGGAGCTTCTTTTTGAGGTTCCTCCTCAAGCCTTTGAACCTGCACCCAAAGTGACCTCGGCTGTGTTTCGTGTTGTGAAACACCATGGAGAGGTTGCCGAAGGATTGGAAGAGCTGCTGCGGCTGGCGTTCTCCGCTCCTCGCAAAAAGGTGTTAAAGAATCTAGCCTCAGGCTATGAAACTTCACGATTAAAGGAGGCTTTTGGCGCTTTGAATCTCAAAGAAGAGGCGCGCGCCCATGAGCTAGAGACATCCCATTATCACCGACTTTTGAAAATTTTGAATAAAGGCGGAAACCATAATGGAAGAGAAGAACAGATCAAGTAA
- a CDS encoding purine-nucleoside phosphorylase, with the protein MFVCTGSMESFSFAKPVGIGLIQSAIGLTQLVLEKNPSWLIFIGTAGSYDPDTPLLSIKESVAASQIELSCLENHSYTPLDNVTSLEDVSHETISPLIVNSSNYITTNARLGRRLHEMGISLENMEFYALLEVAKHFHLSAKGIFCITNYTNEKAHESFIAHHQEALQRLESYVRERYAQYL; encoded by the coding sequence ATGTTTGTCTGTACTGGCTCCATGGAAAGTTTTTCTTTTGCCAAACCCGTAGGAATTGGACTCATTCAGAGTGCTATTGGGCTGACTCAGTTGGTGCTAGAGAAGAATCCTTCTTGGCTCATTTTTATCGGAACCGCAGGAAGTTACGATCCTGACACACCCCTGCTCTCCATCAAAGAGAGTGTCGCCGCCTCACAAATCGAGCTCTCCTGTTTGGAGAATCACTCCTATACCCCTCTGGATAATGTTACCTCTTTAGAAGATGTTTCACATGAAACAATCTCACCCCTGATTGTCAACTCTAGCAACTACATCACTACCAATGCGCGACTGGGTAGGCGTCTACATGAGATGGGAATCTCCCTAGAAAACATGGAATTTTACGCCCTCTTGGAGGTGGCAAAGCACTTTCACCTAAGCGCTAAAGGAATTTTTTGCATCACCAATTACACCAACGAAAAAGCTCACGAGAGCTTCATTGCCCATCACCAAGAGGCACTTCAGCGCCTCGAATCTTATGTGAGAGAACGCTATGCTCAATATTTATGA
- the rlmN gene encoding 23S rRNA (adenine(2503)-C(2))-methyltransferase RlmN, with product MLNIYDYTLEELKRRLHPPFRAKQLYHWLYHRYEEEFEKMHNLSKEIRQKLTQDYSATLTKVVREEVSEDGSRKYLFQTHDGLTYEAVLLKMKEKKEDEEGRIVEGEKYTICVSSQVGCKVGCSFCFTAKGGFVRNLSAGEIVYQIVALKRLNALAPEKRVNIVYMGMGEPLDNFENLIQAIRILSELDGLSISTKRQTISTSGIAPKIEKLGALDLGVQLAISLHAVDDELRTRLIPMNKAYNIASIIEAVRRFPIDSRKRVMFEYLVIKGVNDDEKSAKTLLKLLNGIKSKVNLIYFNPHEGSEFERPLESKMVAFQKYLTDRGLLCTIRESKGIDISAACGQLREKIIKEENCGNR from the coding sequence ATGCTCAATATTTATGACTACACCCTAGAGGAGCTTAAGAGGCGCCTTCATCCTCCTTTTCGTGCAAAACAGCTCTACCATTGGCTCTACCACCGATATGAAGAGGAATTTGAGAAGATGCACAACCTCTCCAAAGAGATTCGCCAAAAGCTCACCCAAGACTACTCCGCCACTCTCACAAAAGTGGTTAGAGAAGAGGTGAGCGAGGATGGCAGCCGAAAATACCTTTTCCAAACCCACGATGGGCTCACTTACGAAGCCGTTCTCCTTAAGATGAAAGAGAAAAAAGAGGATGAAGAGGGACGAATCGTCGAAGGAGAAAAATACACTATCTGCGTCTCTTCTCAAGTGGGATGCAAGGTGGGATGCAGTTTCTGCTTCACGGCCAAGGGAGGATTCGTAAGGAATCTAAGTGCGGGAGAGATCGTCTATCAAATCGTCGCCCTCAAGCGTCTCAATGCTTTGGCTCCCGAAAAACGAGTCAATATTGTCTATATGGGGATGGGCGAGCCGCTGGATAACTTCGAAAACCTCATCCAAGCCATTCGCATTCTCTCAGAACTTGATGGCCTCTCCATCTCAACCAAAAGACAAACCATCTCCACTAGCGGAATCGCCCCCAAGATTGAAAAATTAGGTGCACTTGACCTAGGAGTGCAACTCGCCATCTCTCTTCATGCAGTCGATGATGAGTTGCGAACGCGCCTCATCCCCATGAATAAAGCCTACAATATCGCCAGTATTATTGAGGCCGTGAGGCGATTCCCCATCGACAGTCGCAAGCGTGTGATGTTTGAGTATCTTGTTATCAAAGGAGTAAACGACGATGAAAAGAGCGCCAAAACCCTACTCAAGCTACTCAATGGAATCAAGTCCAAAGTGAATCTAATCTACTTCAATCCCCACGAAGGGAGCGAATTTGAACGCCCGCTTGAATCCAAGATGGTCGCTTTTCAAAAGTATTTGACCGATCGAGGATTGCTTTGCACGATTCGAGAATCCAAAGGAATCGATATCAGCGCCGCCTGTGGGCAATTGAGAGAGAAAATCATCAAGGAGGAAAATTGTGGGAATCGTTGA
- the hisF gene encoding imidazole glycerol phosphate synthase subunit HisF, producing the protein MNPLAKRIIPCLDIKEGRVVKGVNFLGLRDAGDPVEVARRYNEEGADEIAFLDITATHERRDTMCDIVRAVAKEVFIPLTVGGGIRKLEDMYTLLNAGCDKVSINSSAIKNPSLIDEGAKRFGSQCIVVAIDAKSRADKSGWNVYINGGRIDTGIDLLEWTKEVYERGAGEILLTSMDADGTKAGYDCEQLQTLSKLVDIPLIASGGAGTMEHIKEAFLSGADAALAATIFHYKEIDIMDLKRYLRSEGIEVRL; encoded by the coding sequence ATGAATCCACTCGCCAAACGCATCATTCCCTGTCTTGATATCAAAGAGGGTCGAGTCGTGAAAGGAGTCAATTTCCTTGGATTGAGGGATGCGGGAGACCCAGTTGAAGTGGCTAGGCGATACAATGAAGAGGGGGCAGACGAGATCGCCTTCCTCGACATCACTGCCACTCACGAGAGGCGTGACACGATGTGTGATATTGTAAGGGCGGTTGCCAAAGAGGTCTTTATCCCATTGACCGTTGGAGGAGGCATCCGCAAACTTGAAGATATGTACACACTTCTTAACGCGGGTTGCGACAAAGTGAGCATTAACTCCTCGGCCATCAAGAATCCTTCGCTTATTGACGAAGGGGCGAAGCGTTTTGGGAGCCAATGCATTGTTGTAGCCATTGATGCCAAGTCTAGGGCGGATAAGAGTGGCTGGAATGTCTATATTAATGGCGGAAGAATCGACACAGGAATCGATCTTCTTGAATGGACTAAAGAGGTCTATGAGCGAGGCGCAGGAGAGATTCTCCTCACTAGCATGGATGCCGATGGAACAAAGGCAGGCTATGACTGTGAACAGCTCCAGACACTCTCCAAGCTAGTCGATATCCCCCTGATTGCTAGCGGCGGAGCAGGCACAATGGAGCATATCAAAGAGGCGTTTTTGAGTGGAGCCGATGCCGCCCTTGCTGCGACCATTTTTCACTACAAAGAGATTGATATCATGGATCTCAAGCGCTATCTTCGCTCCGAGGGAATCGAGGTGAGACTCTAA